The Triticum dicoccoides isolate Atlit2015 ecotype Zavitan chromosome 6A, WEW_v2.0, whole genome shotgun sequence genome has a window encoding:
- the LOC119319204 gene encoding ferredoxin--NADP reductase, leaf isozyme 2, chloroplastic-like, with product MAAQLTAALPSYSPATTKAAAGGSSPSSHFLAYPSRPRNVRNGVRAQVSTTEPTAEPAPAAPAKPVKISKKQDEGVVTNKYRPKEPYVGRCLLNTRLTGDNAPGETWHMVFSTEGEVPYREGQSIGVIADGEDKNGKPHKLRLYSIASSAIGDFGDSKTVSLCVKRLVYTNDAGEVVKGVCSNFLCDLKPGSEVKITGPVGKEMLMPKDPNATIIMLATGTGIAPFRSFLWKMFFEEHEDYKFNGLAWLFLGVPTSDTLLYKEEFEKMVEIGGENFRLDFAVSREQTNAAGEKMYIQTRMAEYKEELWEMLKKDNTYVYMCGLKGMEKGIDDIMVDLAAKDGIDWIDYKKQLKKAEQWNVEVY from the exons ATGGCCGCCCAGCTGACAGCCGCGCTGCCGTCCTACTCCCCGGCCACAACCAAGGCCGCCGCCGGCGGCTCGTCCCCGTCCAGCCACTTCCTGGCCTACCCCAGCCGGCCGCGCAATGTCCGCAATGGCGTGCGCGCGCAGGTGTCGACGACCGAGCCGACCGCGGAGCCGGCCCCCGCGGCGCCGGCCAAGCCGGTGAAGATCTCCAAGAAGCAGGACGAGGGGGTGGTGACCAACAAGTACCGCCCCAAGGAGCCCTACGTGGGACGGTGCCTCCTCAACACCCGGCTCACCGGCGACAACGCGCCCGGGGAGACCTGGCACATGGTGTTCAGCACCGAGGGGGAGGTGCCGTACCGGGAGGGGCAGTCCATCGGCGTGATCGCCGACGGCGAGGACAAGAACGGGAAGCCGCACAAGCTCCGGCTCTACTCCATCGCCAGCAGCGCGATTGGGGACTTCGGCGACTCCAAGACCGTGTCGCTCTGCGTCAAGCGCCTCGTCTACACCAACGACGCCGGGGAGGTCGTCAAGGGCGTCTGCTCCAACTTCCTCT GTGACCTGAAGCCGGGTTCAGAAGTGAAGATCACTGGGCCGGTGGGCAAGGAGATGCTCATGCCCAAGGACCCCAACGCAACCATCATCATG CTCGCGACGGGTACGGGTATTGCGCCGTTCCGCTCCTTCCTCTGGAAGATGTTCTTCGAGGAGCACGAGGACTACAAG TTCAATGGCTTGGCATGGCTCTTCTTGGGGGTTCCCACAAGTGACACTCTGCTCTACAAGGAG GAGTTTGAGAAGATGGTGGAGATCGGCGGGGAGAACTTCCGGCTGGACTTCGCGGTGAGCCGTGAGCAGACCAACGCGGCGGGGGAGAAGATGTACATCCAGACGCGGATGGCCGAGTACAAGGAGGAGCTCTGGGAGATGCTCAAGAAGGACAACACCTACGTCTACATGTGCGGGCTCAAGGGCATGGAGAAGGGCATCGACGACATCATGGTCGACCTCGCAGCCAAGGACG GGATTGACTGGATTGACTACAAGAAgcagctgaagaaggccgagcagtggAACGTCGAAGTATACTGA
- the LOC119318824 gene encoding uncharacterized protein LOC119318824 — protein sequence MADTTGCPSAAPITMKLLVDSRPPRPRVVFAEAGKDAVDFLFSLLTLPAGTAVRLLGKESMAGSVGNLYASVERLEGSYLRPGFAKDALLCPAAQASPLLRLPAPPAPAPRSFFTCGAINHFNYQGCRGYVSDARGARCPSCGNEMATESQYVPPPATASAQQQQEQSAVKGFVQGAVTYTVTDDLAVTPMSAISSIARLGALAAVGGLAALQEKTVELGYKEGLEILKASLRSKTVLTDVFLCTGGKKPPPSSKNGNGNGGTRYECLAWRV from the coding sequence ATGGCGGACACCACCGGATGCCCGAGCGCCGCGCCGATCACCATGAAGCTCCTGGTGGACTCGAGGCCGCCGCGGCCGCGCGTGGTGTTCGCGGAGGCCGGCAAGGACGCCGTCGACTTCCTCTTCTCGCTCCTCACCCTCCCGGCCGGCACGGCGGTGAGGCTGCTGGGGAAGGAGTCCATGGCGGGCAGCGTCGGCAACCTCTACGCCAGCGTGGAGCGGCTCGAGGGCAGCTACCTCCGGCCCGGCTTCGCCAAGGACGCCCTCCTCTGCCCCGCCGCGCaggcgagcccgctcctccgcctgcCGGCGCCGCCGGCCCCGGCCCCGAGGAGCTTCTTCACCTGCGGCGCCATCAACCACTTCAACTACCAAGGCTGCCGCGGGTACGTGTCCGACGCGAGGGGCGCCCGGTGCCCGTCCTGCGGGAACGAGATGGCGACCGAGTCCCAGTACgtgccgccgccggcgacggcgtccgcccagcagcagcaggagcagagcgCCGTGAAAGGGTTCGTGCAGGGGGCCGTGACGTACACGGTGACTGACGACCTGGCCGTGACGCCCATGTCGGCCATCTCCAGCATCGCGCGGCTCGGCGCGCTCGCCGCCGTCGGGGGCCTCGCCGCGCTCCAGGAGAAGACCGTGGAGCTCGGGTACAAGGAAGGCCTGGAGATCCTCAAGGCCTCGCTGCGGTCCAAGACTGTCCTCACGGACGTCTTCCTCTGCACCGGCGGCAAGAAGCCTCCTCCGTCGTCcaagaacggcaacggcaacggcGGCACAAGATACGAGTGTCTCGCCTGGCGTGTTTGA